From Halotia branconii CENA392, the proteins below share one genomic window:
- a CDS encoding PP2C family protein-serine/threonine phosphatase, with the protein MISTQRIIYCINPGCNNPINPVGDSICASCQASLVHRYLWASGSLAAKSPLGSKVADRYEVIKSQVWLDTQPGLPPEVPQELPQAVIPYLKLYPERLHLPQVYGFAPSLEEDASDSEILLLENVPIDETGNIYPTIVNAWEQATAVRQVYWLWQILQLWTPLLKLGVAHSLLVPENLRVQGWCVRLLELHQTQTTQTISLQDLGQSWQPWLKFAKTSVAKELEKIVEQMGNTQVELETIATQLNTLLLASAAELPLTLKVAGVTDTGPELAQNEDTCYPTAFQDLDDPLLPHLSIVCDGIGGHQGGEVASQLAVQSLKLQIRALFAEVAEQSEPVQPQLLQEQLEACLRIVNNVICSRNDEQKRQGRERMATTVVMAVQVPQRVSTTSGWQSDNAHELYLANIGDSRAYWITRDYCQLLTVDDDVAAREVRSARSLYHQALQRLDATALTQALGTKDADSLRFLIRRFILDEDGILLLCSDGLSDHNWVEQSWQDYAIPVLAGRLSVEDAVRDWINLANQKNGHDNTSVVLTLCRVSKEYLVPVARSQQSVESVEIVKAEPPEVEESLAESSQALLDLDLDLDLSEEPIPTPVTKPKQTIRVKPLVLAGGLLTLLVGGTSLGLLAWRQFNPQGFQQVCRQLPQGMQSICPQSKSN; encoded by the coding sequence ATGATTTCTACTCAGCGAATAATTTATTGCATAAATCCAGGCTGTAATAATCCTATTAATCCTGTGGGAGATAGTATTTGTGCAAGTTGCCAAGCTTCTCTAGTTCATCGCTATCTTTGGGCTAGCGGCTCTTTGGCAGCCAAAAGCCCGCTAGGTTCAAAAGTGGCAGACAGATATGAAGTAATAAAATCCCAGGTTTGGCTAGATACTCAACCAGGACTGCCGCCAGAAGTACCCCAAGAGTTACCACAAGCAGTTATTCCTTATTTGAAGCTATATCCAGAACGATTGCATCTCCCCCAAGTCTATGGGTTCGCTCCCTCCTTAGAAGAAGATGCGAGTGATAGTGAGATATTATTGCTAGAAAATGTACCTATAGATGAAACAGGAAATATCTACCCAACCATTGTTAATGCATGGGAACAAGCAACGGCAGTTAGACAAGTTTATTGGCTGTGGCAAATTCTCCAGCTTTGGACACCTCTATTAAAACTAGGAGTTGCCCATAGTTTGCTAGTCCCAGAGAACCTGCGTGTACAAGGTTGGTGTGTGCGACTCCTGGAACTTCACCAAACACAAACTACTCAAACAATAAGTTTGCAGGATTTAGGACAATCTTGGCAGCCTTGGCTAAAGTTTGCCAAAACATCAGTAGCTAAAGAGTTAGAAAAGATTGTTGAGCAGATGGGTAATACTCAGGTAGAGTTAGAAACAATTGCCACTCAACTTAATACCTTATTACTTGCATCGGCGGCAGAATTGCCCTTAACTCTTAAAGTGGCAGGAGTAACAGATACAGGCCCTGAACTAGCGCAAAATGAAGATACTTGCTATCCTACAGCTTTTCAGGACTTAGATGACCCATTATTACCGCATTTGTCTATTGTTTGTGATGGCATCGGCGGACACCAAGGCGGTGAAGTTGCTAGTCAATTGGCAGTACAGTCTCTGAAATTACAAATCCGCGCTTTATTTGCAGAGGTAGCAGAACAATCTGAACCTGTACAGCCACAATTGTTGCAAGAACAACTAGAGGCCTGTTTACGAATAGTCAATAATGTTATTTGTTCTCGCAACGACGAACAAAAACGCCAAGGTAGAGAACGCATGGCGACAACTGTTGTCATGGCTGTGCAAGTACCGCAACGAGTATCAACGACTTCTGGGTGGCAGTCAGATAACGCTCATGAACTTTACTTGGCGAATATTGGTGATAGTCGTGCTTACTGGATAACTCGTGACTATTGCCAGTTACTTACAGTAGACGATGATGTGGCAGCACGAGAAGTCCGTTCTGCTCGGAGTTTGTATCATCAAGCACTCCAAAGACTAGACGCGACTGCTCTTACTCAAGCATTGGGGACAAAAGATGCTGACTCTCTACGTTTTTTAATTAGACGCTTCATCTTGGATGAAGATGGCATATTACTTTTGTGTTCTGATGGCTTGAGTGACCATAACTGGGTAGAGCAATCCTGGCAAGATTACGCAATTCCAGTGTTAGCTGGTAGACTGTCAGTTGAAGATGCTGTCCGTGATTGGATTAATTTAGCCAATCAGAAAAATGGTCATGATAATACTTCAGTTGTGCTGACACTTTGCCGTGTCTCTAAAGAATACTTGGTTCCAGTGGCGCGATCGCAGCAATCTGTAGAGTCAGTAGAAATTGTCAAAGCCGAACCACCAGAAGTAGAAGAATCTTTAGCAGAAAGTTCTCAAGCACTACTAGATTTGGATTTGGATTTGGATTTATCAGAAGAACCAATTCCAACTCCAGTTACCAAGCCAAAGCAGACAATTCGAGTCAAACCTTTAGTCTTAGCTGGAGGATTATTAACTTTGCTAGTGGGGGGTACAAGTCTAGGTTTATTAGCTTGGCGGCAATTTAATCCACAAGGATTTCAACAAGTCTGTCGCCAACTTCCCCAAGGAATGCAGTCAATTTGTCCACAAAGCAAATCTAATTGA
- a CDS encoding AAA family ATPase, with the protein MTEATLPALIKQMLQPRFYPHAVTEPIQLVQTHISYVLLTGDYAYKLKKPANFGFLDFSTLEKRQHFCQEELSLNQRGAAELYLEVLPITQVGEQYHLGGTGETVEYVLKMRQFPQESLFSQLFEQGKLNETHLEELGRVVAQYHAKTATNDYIRSFGEVPQIRAAFDENYEQTEKYIGGPQTQVQFDETKAYTERFFAERQELFQSRMQNDHIRECHGDLHLRNIALWQDKILLFDCIEFNEPFRFVDVMFDIAYAVMDLEAQERKDLSNAYLNTYVEQTGDWEGLQVLPIYLNRQSYVRAKVTSFLLDDPGVATAVKEEATKTAAKYYKLAWEYTKPKQGQLILMSGLSGSGKSTTAKYLARQLGTIHIRSDAVRKHLGGISLSERGGDDLYTAEMTQKTYARLLELGIILANQGFSVILDAKYDQQQLRQAVIDQAEKYDLPLKIIYCTAPTEVIKERLVNRTGDIADATVDLLTSQVQQAEPFTDAEKPYVQVWDTTQSQQTQLNQIIRQ; encoded by the coding sequence ATGACAGAAGCGACCCTTCCAGCTTTAATTAAGCAAATGTTGCAGCCTAGATTTTATCCCCATGCGGTAACAGAACCCATTCAATTGGTACAAACTCATATTTCTTATGTACTGCTAACTGGAGATTATGCTTACAAGCTCAAAAAACCTGCAAATTTTGGTTTTTTAGACTTTTCTACCTTAGAAAAACGACAACATTTTTGTCAGGAAGAATTAAGCCTGAATCAGCGGGGTGCAGCCGAATTATATTTAGAAGTTTTACCCATAACTCAAGTAGGAGAGCAATACCATCTAGGCGGAACTGGTGAAACTGTAGAATATGTACTGAAGATGCGTCAGTTTCCTCAAGAGTCACTTTTTAGCCAACTTTTTGAACAAGGTAAGTTAAACGAGACACACTTAGAAGAGTTGGGACGAGTAGTAGCTCAGTACCATGCCAAAACCGCAACTAACGACTACATTCGGAGTTTTGGCGAAGTGCCTCAAATTCGAGCTGCATTTGATGAAAATTACGAGCAAACCGAAAAATATATTGGTGGCCCTCAAACACAGGTGCAATTTGACGAAACCAAAGCATACACTGAGCGTTTTTTTGCAGAAAGACAAGAATTATTTCAAAGCAGAATGCAAAATGACCATATTCGTGAATGTCATGGAGACTTGCACCTGCGAAATATAGCTCTGTGGCAAGATAAAATTCTGCTATTCGATTGCATTGAGTTTAACGAGCCGTTTCGTTTTGTCGATGTGATGTTCGACATTGCCTATGCTGTGATGGATCTAGAAGCACAGGAGCGAAAAGACTTAAGTAATGCCTACTTGAATACCTATGTCGAGCAGACTGGCGATTGGGAAGGATTACAAGTATTACCTATATATTTAAACCGTCAATCTTATGTTAGGGCAAAAGTAACTTCATTTTTATTAGATGACCCTGGTGTGGCAACAGCAGTTAAGGAAGAAGCCACAAAAACCGCAGCTAAATACTACAAGCTGGCTTGGGAATACACTAAACCCAAACAAGGACAACTGATTTTAATGTCGGGATTATCAGGTTCTGGCAAAAGTACAACAGCAAAATATTTAGCTCGTCAACTGGGAACAATTCACATTCGTTCCGATGCAGTGCGAAAACATTTAGGAGGAATTTCTCTATCGGAACGTGGTGGGGATGATTTATATACAGCCGAAATGACTCAGAAAACCTATGCGCGGTTGTTAGAATTGGGAATTATACTAGCTAATCAAGGTTTTTCTGTAATTTTAGATGCTAAATATGACCAACAACAGCTGCGGCAAGCAGTAATTGATCAAGCCGAAAAGTACGACCTTCCCCTAAAAATCATCTATTGCACAGCACCCACAGAAGTTATAAAAGAGCGTCTGGTTAACCGTACTGGTGATATTGCTGATGCTACCGTTGATTTATTAACATCACAAGTGCAGCAAGCTGAACCATTTACTGATGCCGAAAAACCATACGTCCAGGTTTGGGACACAACTCAATCACAACAGACACAATTAAACCAAATAATTCGCCAATAG
- a CDS encoding SMP-30/gluconolactonase/LRE family protein, with the protein MENFAGLPPIYVDTTIELAPAKIITSFPINTFLENLAIAPDGTIFVTNHEVGQIVRVTPDGNQQIHATVEGKVNGLAFTSNGGLLATGWNADSIPVVSLITVDGSVETLLTLPDAIFLNGITPLSGTQYLIADSYRGAIWLIDIAQRRGSIWLEHPLLARSNPENVVPAANGLKRFGDILYVSNTEKMLLLKIPITTAGEPGEPEIFVEKTNIDDFAFDVEGNLYGATHIYNSVIKITPDAKTTIIAQSEQGVIGSTAVAFGQTQSDRTAIYVVMNGGMFLPPATGVVAANVVRLEVGKAGYVF; encoded by the coding sequence ATGGAAAATTTCGCAGGTTTACCGCCGATTTACGTAGATACAACCATCGAATTAGCACCTGCTAAAATTATTACCTCATTCCCAATCAATACTTTCTTGGAAAATCTGGCGATCGCTCCAGATGGTACAATTTTTGTCACAAATCACGAAGTCGGTCAAATTGTTCGCGTTACTCCAGATGGTAATCAGCAGATTCATGCCACTGTTGAGGGCAAAGTTAATGGTCTGGCTTTCACTAGCAATGGAGGTTTATTAGCAACAGGATGGAATGCGGATTCTATACCTGTAGTTTCTTTAATCACTGTAGATGGCAGCGTGGAAACCTTGCTCACATTGCCAGATGCAATATTTTTAAATGGGATTACTCCGCTTTCTGGCACTCAATATTTAATAGCAGATTCCTATCGGGGAGCTATTTGGTTAATTGATATTGCCCAACGCCGTGGTTCAATTTGGTTAGAACATCCTTTACTCGCTCGTAGCAATCCAGAAAACGTTGTTCCGGCTGCAAATGGTTTGAAGCGTTTTGGTGATATTCTTTACGTTTCAAATACAGAAAAAATGTTGCTGTTGAAAATTCCAATTACTACAGCAGGTGAACCTGGTGAACCAGAAATCTTTGTGGAAAAGACCAATATTGATGACTTTGCCTTTGATGTAGAAGGCAACCTTTATGGAGCAACACATATTTACAACAGTGTCATTAAAATTACCCCCGACGCAAAAACCACAATCATTGCTCAATCAGAACAAGGTGTAATTGGCAGTACAGCAGTAGCTTTTGGTCAAACCCAGAGCGATCGCACCGCAATTTATGTTGTGATGAATGGGGGAATGTTTTTACCTCCTGCTACAGGTGTGGTTGCTGCTAACGTTGTTCGGTTGGAAGTAGGGAAAGCTGGGTATGTCTTTTAG
- a CDS encoding glucosamine-6-phosphate deaminase: MVAVTKFFRVDDLLVQIYNSEVEMAQEVAKITQKYLQEVLQRQDTAAVLLATGNSQLKFLDALIELGGINWSRIILFHLDEYLGITANHPASFRRYLQERVEKRVYPQQFHYIEGDALQPVAECDRYTKLLQAQPIDLCCLGVGENGHLAFNDPAVANFQDPYAVKLVKLDLANRQQQVNTGHFPSIDSVPQYAFTVTLPLICSATKIICLAPEERKAQAVKQMLRESISSKYPASILRQQSQATLFLDINSASLLS; encoded by the coding sequence ATGGTAGCCGTTACAAAGTTTTTTCGTGTTGATGATTTATTGGTGCAGATTTACAACTCTGAAGTTGAAATGGCCCAGGAAGTTGCAAAAATTACACAAAAGTATTTACAAGAGGTTCTCCAGCGACAAGATACGGCAGCTGTATTGTTAGCAACTGGAAACTCCCAATTGAAATTTCTTGATGCTTTAATTGAGTTAGGAGGTATAAATTGGTCGCGGATTATTTTATTTCATTTAGATGAATACTTGGGAATTACTGCTAATCACCCTGCTAGTTTTCGGCGTTATCTGCAAGAAAGGGTAGAGAAGCGAGTATATCCGCAGCAATTTCATTATATAGAAGGTGATGCATTACAACCTGTAGCAGAATGCGATCGCTACACTAAATTACTACAAGCCCAACCAATTGATTTATGCTGTCTTGGTGTGGGCGAAAACGGACACTTGGCTTTTAATGACCCAGCAGTAGCTAATTTTCAAGATCCTTATGCTGTTAAATTAGTGAAACTAGACCTAGCGAATCGTCAACAGCAAGTGAATACAGGTCATTTCCCTAGCATCGATAGTGTTCCACAGTATGCTTTTACTGTTACTCTGCCTTTGATTTGTTCAGCTACAAAAATTATCTGTCTAGCACCAGAAGAACGTAAAGCTCAAGCAGTAAAACAGATGTTGCGAGAATCAATTAGTAGTAAATATCCTGCCTCTATTCTCCGTCAGCAATCGCAAGCAACATTATTTTTAGATATAAATTCTGCTAGTTTACTCAGTTAA
- a CDS encoding YdcF family protein, whose protein sequence is MFLYLSKLLPLFIYPLGLASLSLVVALITLWKRPRIAAGAIALSLILLLVCSNAWVSKSLARSLEWQNLPLNPIPNADAIVVLGGATKSASPPRPTVDLSEAGDRVIYAAQLYRQKKAPIIILSGGRISWRGSGSPESADMATILTSIGIPSEAIVQEPDSFNTYQNAVNVKKILETRGINRILLITSAMHMPRSLKIFQRQGIDVIPAPTDFLVSQGDIKELGSTPKAAILSLLPDSDNLNQFTSALKEYIGSFVYRWRGWL, encoded by the coding sequence ATGTTTTTATATCTCTCTAAGTTACTGCCACTATTTATTTATCCATTGGGACTAGCTAGCTTAAGTTTGGTAGTGGCATTGATTACATTGTGGAAAAGACCACGTATTGCCGCAGGAGCGATCGCTTTATCTTTAATTTTATTGCTTGTTTGTAGTAACGCTTGGGTGTCTAAATCTCTGGCGCGATCGCTGGAGTGGCAAAATCTTCCCCTCAACCCAATCCCGAATGCTGATGCGATCGTAGTTTTGGGTGGTGCAACGAAATCGGCTTCTCCCCCCAGACCAACTGTTGATTTAAGTGAAGCGGGCGATCGCGTAATTTATGCTGCTCAACTATATCGCCAAAAAAAAGCGCCGATTATTATTCTCAGTGGTGGTCGCATCAGTTGGCGCGGCAGTGGTTCCCCAGAATCGGCAGATATGGCCACAATACTCACCTCTATTGGCATACCATCTGAGGCAATTGTCCAAGAGCCTGATTCTTTCAACACATATCAAAATGCTGTAAATGTCAAGAAAATTTTAGAAACTCGTGGCATAAACCGGATATTATTGATAACTTCAGCAATGCACATGCCGCGATCGCTAAAAATTTTTCAGCGTCAAGGTATTGATGTGATTCCTGCACCTACTGACTTTCTCGTCAGTCAAGGCGATATCAAGGAACTTGGCAGCACTCCTAAAGCCGCTATACTGAGTTTATTACCCGATAGCGACAACCTTAATCAATTTACTAGCGCCTTAAAAGAATATATTGGTAGTTTTGTCTATCGCTGGCGCGGTTGGCTTTAA
- a CDS encoding DevA family ABC transporter ATP-binding protein translates to MMKPKSIVDVKNLNQFFGKRKLRSQILFDINLTIKSGEIVIMTGPSGSGKTTLLTLIGGLRSVQQGSLKFLGQELYGASNEQLVQARRHIGYIFQAHNLLDFLTARQNVQMSLELHTNIPKWKALKQSEAMLNAVHLENRVNYYPCDLSGGQKQRVAIARALVSHPKLVLADEPTAALDSKSGRDVVTLMQQLAKEQNCAILIVTHDNRILDIADRIIQMEDGKLLPEVF, encoded by the coding sequence ATGATGAAACCCAAATCTATTGTTGATGTAAAAAATCTTAACCAGTTTTTTGGTAAAAGAAAATTACGTAGTCAGATTTTATTTGATATTAATTTGACAATCAAATCTGGTGAAATTGTAATTATGACTGGCCCATCAGGTTCCGGTAAAACGACTTTACTAACTTTGATTGGTGGGTTACGTTCTGTCCAACAAGGAAGTCTAAAATTTTTAGGACAGGAACTTTATGGAGCCAGCAATGAGCAATTAGTACAAGCACGTCGCCATATTGGCTATATTTTTCAAGCTCACAACTTGCTAGATTTCTTAACAGCCAGACAAAATGTGCAAATGTCGCTGGAATTACATACAAATATTCCCAAATGGAAAGCTCTTAAGCAATCGGAAGCGATGCTTAATGCTGTTCACCTCGAAAATCGAGTTAATTATTACCCTTGTGATCTTTCAGGAGGACAAAAACAACGGGTAGCGATCGCGCGTGCTTTAGTTAGTCATCCTAAACTGGTGTTAGCTGATGAACCTACTGCGGCCTTAGATAGTAAGTCAGGCAGAGATGTTGTCACTTTGATGCAGCAACTAGCTAAAGAACAGAATTGCGCTATTTTGATAGTCACTCACGACAACCGAATATTAGATATTGCCGATCGCATAATTCAGATGGAAGATGGAAAACTACTCCCAGAAGTTTTTTAA
- a CDS encoding adenylosuccinate synthase, producing MANVIVIGAQWGDEGKGKITDLLSHSADVVVRYQGGVNAGHTIVVKGQTFKLHLIPSGILYPETECIIGCGTVIDPQVLIAELDQLETLNISTAKLLISETAHVTMPYHRLIDRASEERRGSYKIGTTGRGIGPTYADKSERTGIRVLDLMNFDALREQLEWTINYKNVILEKLYNLPPLDPQEVIEEYLGYAKRLQPYVVDTSLKIYDAVQRRRNILFEGAQGTLLDLDHGTYPYVTSSNPVAGGACVGAGVGPTMIDRVIGVSKAYTTRVGEGPFPTEQDGEIGELLCDRGAEFGTTTGRKRRCGWFDAVIGRYAVRINGMDCMAITKLDVLDELAEIKVCVAYEIDGDRSEHFPTSSRQFARCRPIYKTLPGWQVSTSECRTLEDLPKQALDYLKFLAELMEVPIAIVSLGASRDQTIIVEDPIHGPKRALLHPDGTPASLLSA from the coding sequence TTGGCTAACGTCATTGTCATAGGAGCCCAATGGGGCGATGAAGGAAAAGGTAAAATAACTGACTTACTCAGCCACTCAGCAGATGTAGTGGTACGTTATCAGGGGGGTGTCAATGCTGGACACACCATAGTAGTGAAAGGTCAGACCTTTAAACTGCACTTGATTCCCTCTGGTATTTTATACCCAGAAACTGAGTGCATTATCGGCTGTGGAACAGTGATTGATCCGCAGGTTTTGATAGCCGAACTCGATCAACTAGAAACATTAAATATTTCTACTGCCAAACTTTTAATATCTGAAACAGCCCATGTAACGATGCCTTACCATAGGTTGATTGATCGGGCATCGGAGGAGCGACGGGGAAGTTATAAAATCGGCACAACTGGGCGAGGAATTGGCCCAACTTATGCCGACAAATCAGAGCGTACAGGCATTAGAGTTTTAGATTTAATGAACTTTGATGCACTGCGTGAGCAATTAGAGTGGACGATTAATTATAAAAACGTCATTTTAGAAAAGCTTTATAACTTGCCACCCTTAGATCCACAAGAGGTAATAGAAGAGTATCTAGGATATGCTAAACGTCTGCAACCTTATGTAGTTGATACGTCGCTGAAAATATATGACGCGGTTCAGCGGCGGCGCAACATCTTATTTGAAGGCGCACAAGGTACGCTTTTAGACTTAGATCACGGTACTTATCCTTATGTGACCTCCTCCAACCCCGTAGCCGGGGGTGCTTGCGTTGGCGCAGGGGTAGGGCCGACGATGATAGATCGGGTCATTGGCGTGTCGAAAGCCTATACCACGCGTGTTGGAGAAGGGCCTTTTCCCACCGAACAAGATGGAGAGATTGGCGAATTGCTGTGCGATCGCGGTGCTGAATTTGGCACAACTACCGGACGCAAGCGCCGTTGTGGTTGGTTTGATGCCGTAATTGGTCGTTATGCCGTCAGAATTAACGGTATGGACTGTATGGCAATTACCAAACTAGATGTTCTAGATGAGCTAGCAGAAATTAAAGTTTGTGTCGCTTATGAAATAGACGGCGATCGCAGTGAACACTTTCCCACCAGTTCCCGTCAATTTGCCAGATGTCGCCCTATTTACAAAACCTTACCAGGGTGGCAAGTATCCACAAGTGAATGCCGCACCCTAGAAGACTTGCCCAAGCAAGCATTGGACTATCTGAAATTCTTAGCAGAATTAATGGAAGTCCCGATTGCGATCGTCTCCTTAGGAGCCAGCCGCGATCAAACTATTATCGTCGAAGACCCCATCCACGGGCCAAAACGTGCTTTGTTGCACCCTGATGGCACACCAGCCTCTTTACTGAGTGCTTAG
- a CDS encoding 50S ribosomal protein L25/general stress protein Ctc, which translates to MAITVECQKRPEGSKPKALRRSGEIPANLYGHKGTESIALTINAKTVERLLKKASVNNTLIDLNVTDAPWRGKTLLRELQIHPAKGTPYHLSFFAVAGHGDTNVEVPLRFVGDAIGVKQEGGVLDTVINELQVSCSPENIPEAIEIDVSNLKVGDSLRIDELVLPEGVTVLAKPEQVVVNVLPPRVVETETETISEESETVSADSETAETESETAS; encoded by the coding sequence ATGGCTATTACAGTCGAATGTCAAAAACGACCAGAAGGCAGCAAGCCCAAAGCTTTGCGCCGTTCTGGAGAAATACCCGCAAACTTATACGGTCACAAGGGTACAGAGTCAATTGCTTTGACTATTAACGCTAAAACCGTTGAGCGCTTGCTTAAAAAAGCTTCGGTCAATAATACCTTAATTGATTTAAACGTTACCGATGCACCTTGGCGAGGCAAAACCCTGTTGCGGGAACTTCAAATCCATCCAGCCAAAGGTACACCCTACCATCTCAGCTTTTTTGCTGTTGCTGGTCATGGTGACACCAACGTAGAAGTACCCCTACGTTTTGTGGGAGACGCTATTGGTGTTAAACAAGAAGGTGGTGTGTTAGATACTGTAATCAACGAATTGCAAGTGAGTTGTTCACCTGAGAATATCCCAGAAGCAATTGAAATTGATGTATCTAACTTAAAGGTGGGTGACAGTTTGCGTATCGATGAGTTGGTACTGCCCGAAGGTGTGACAGTTCTAGCTAAACCAGAGCAAGTTGTTGTCAATGTTTTACCGCCACGAGTTGTAGAAACAGAGACTGAAACAATATCGGAAGAAAGTGAAACTGTATCCGCAGACAGCGAGACAGCAGAAACAGAAAGTGAAACAGCCTCTTAA
- a CDS encoding ferredoxin-thioredoxin reductase variable chain, translated as MAVEILVEQQKLGVNVVMKVGDRVRVKDSVVVYHHPEHRGQAFDIKGLEGEILSFATEWQGRPVSANLPIFVQFSKKFKAHLRENELEVI; from the coding sequence ATAGCTGTGGAGATACTTGTGGAACAGCAAAAGCTAGGTGTAAATGTTGTTATGAAAGTTGGCGATCGCGTCCGTGTTAAAGATTCGGTAGTGGTTTATCATCATCCTGAGCATCGAGGTCAGGCTTTTGACATTAAAGGTCTAGAAGGCGAAATTTTAAGTTTTGCCACAGAATGGCAAGGTAGACCTGTAAGCGCCAACTTGCCGATTTTTGTTCAATTTAGTAAAAAATTTAAAGCTCATTTACGTGAAAATGAGTTAGAAGTTATCTAA
- a CDS encoding NfeD family protein — MPSYTLIWLLAGSVLCLMELFLPSAFVAFMMGISAFVVALLSLAGLANLWLQVLVWLLLSLILVVLSRRFSQPKRRKSKIQDATVAETLTEIAAGKTGRVLYEGNSWQARCDDHQLSVAPHQRVYVVRREGTTLIVMPEYLLHS; from the coding sequence ATGCCAAGTTATACCTTAATCTGGCTCCTAGCAGGATCAGTTCTGTGTTTAATGGAACTGTTTTTGCCCTCAGCTTTTGTTGCCTTCATGATGGGAATCAGTGCTTTTGTGGTGGCACTGCTTTCCCTGGCGGGTTTGGCAAATTTATGGCTGCAAGTCTTGGTTTGGCTATTGCTTTCTTTAATACTGGTTGTACTTTCTAGGCGGTTTTCGCAACCAAAACGCCGCAAGTCGAAAATTCAAGATGCGACTGTAGCTGAAACATTAACAGAAATTGCTGCGGGAAAAACAGGTCGGGTACTGTACGAGGGTAATTCTTGGCAAGCACGATGTGACGATCATCAACTCAGCGTAGCACCACATCAAAGAGTGTATGTGGTCAGAAGAGAAGGCACAACTTTAATTGTGATGCCAGAATATCTGTTGCATTCTTAG
- a CDS encoding SPFH domain-containing protein has product MLENFFLLVFLALGGSAVAGSVRVISQGNEALVERLGSYNKKLEPGLNFVLPFLDKLVYQETIREKVLDIPPQKCITRDNVGIEVDAVVYWRIVDMEKAWYKVEHLQSAMVNLVLTQIRSEMGQLELDKTFTARSQINEMLLRDLDIATDPWGVKVTRVELRDIIPSQTVRESMELQMSAERRRRAAILTSEGERESAVNSARGKAEAQILDAEARQKATILQAEAQQKTIVLQAQAERQQQVLKAQATAEAMQIITNTLKNEPEAQEVLQFLLAQNYLEMGVKIGSSDSSKVMFMDPRSIPATLEGMRSIVSDATGVNSNPLFGNEMPTNNNRPN; this is encoded by the coding sequence ATGTTAGAAAATTTCTTTTTACTAGTCTTTTTGGCGCTTGGTGGTTCTGCGGTGGCTGGCTCTGTAAGAGTTATTAGTCAAGGTAATGAAGCTTTGGTGGAAAGACTGGGTAGCTACAACAAAAAACTAGAACCAGGACTAAATTTTGTGCTTCCTTTCTTGGATAAACTTGTCTATCAAGAAACTATTCGTGAAAAAGTCTTAGATATTCCCCCACAAAAATGCATTACCCGCGACAATGTTGGTATAGAGGTGGATGCGGTGGTTTACTGGCGCATCGTGGATATGGAAAAAGCTTGGTACAAAGTAGAACATCTCCAGTCGGCAATGGTGAATTTAGTATTGACCCAAATTCGCTCAGAAATGGGACAGCTAGAATTAGATAAAACCTTTACTGCCCGTTCTCAAATTAATGAAATGTTGTTGCGAGATTTAGATATTGCTACTGACCCCTGGGGTGTAAAAGTGACGCGGGTAGAACTGCGAGATATTATCCCTTCTCAAACTGTGCGGGAATCGATGGAATTGCAAATGTCGGCAGAACGGCGGAGACGAGCAGCAATTTTAACTTCTGAAGGTGAGAGAGAATCTGCTGTCAATAGTGCTAGAGGTAAAGCTGAGGCGCAAATTCTGGATGCTGAGGCTCGTCAAAAAGCGACTATTCTCCAAGCCGAAGCGCAACAAAAGACGATTGTGCTGCAAGCACAAGCAGAACGCCAACAGCAAGTTCTTAAGGCGCAAGCAACCGCAGAAGCAATGCAAATTATTACTAATACCTTAAAAAATGAGCCTGAGGCACAGGAAGTATTACAGTTTTTACTTGCCCAAAATTATCTAGAAATGGGCGTGAAGATTGGCAGCAGCGACAGCAGTAAAGTCATGTTTATGGACCCACGCAGTATTCCTGCCACTCTAGAGGGAATGCGTTCTATTGTTTCTGACGCTACTGGAGTAAATTCTAACCCCTTATTTGGTAATGAAATGCCAACAAATAATAACCGCCCCAATTAA